A genomic window from Cytobacillus suaedae includes:
- the minD gene encoding septum site-determining protein MinD: MGEAIVITSGKGGVGKTTTSANVGTALALAGKKVCLVDTDIGLRNLDVVMGLENRIIYDLVDVVENRCKIHQALVKDKRFDDLLYLLPAAQTSDKSAVNPEQMKKLIAELKQDYDYIIIDCPAGIEQGYKNAVAGADRAIVVTTPEISAVRDADRIIGLLEKEEIEPPKLIINRIRNHMVKNGDMLDVDEIVTHLSIDLIGIVADDDDVIKGSNSGEPIALDSTSKTAIAYRNIARRILGESIPLQSLDEVNNGMFTKLKKFFGVR, translated from the coding sequence GTGGGAGAGGCTATTGTTATTACATCAGGTAAAGGCGGAGTTGGTAAAACTACTACATCTGCAAACGTTGGAACAGCCCTTGCGTTAGCTGGTAAAAAAGTATGTTTAGTAGATACAGATATTGGCTTGCGTAATCTGGACGTGGTCATGGGTTTAGAAAATCGGATTATCTATGATTTAGTTGATGTTGTAGAAAATCGTTGCAAAATTCACCAGGCATTAGTTAAGGACAAGCGTTTTGACGATTTATTGTATTTATTACCTGCTGCACAAACAAGTGATAAGTCAGCAGTAAACCCTGAGCAAATGAAAAAGCTTATTGCTGAACTTAAGCAAGACTATGATTATATTATTATTGACTGTCCTGCAGGAATCGAACAAGGCTACAAGAATGCAGTAGCAGGTGCTGATAGAGCAATTGTTGTGACAACACCTGAAATTTCTGCAGTGAGAGATGCAGATAGAATTATAGGTTTGCTTGAAAAAGAAGAGATTGAACCCCCTAAATTAATTATTAACCGTATTCGTAATCATATGGTGAAAAATGGGGATATGCTAGATGTGGATGAGATTGTCACTCATCTATCAATTGATTTAATTGGTATTGTTGCGGATGATGACGATGTCATTAAGGGGTCTAATAGTGGTGAGCCAATTGCTCTTGATTCAACGAGTAAAACGGCAATAGCTTATCGAAACATTGCTAGAAGAATATTAGGAGAGTCCATTCCACTTCAATCTCTAGATGAGGTTAATAATGGGATGTTTACAAAACTTAAAAAGTTTTTTGGTGTACGTTAA
- the minC gene encoding septum site-determining protein MinC yields MKGQKQQYVTIKGTKDGLTLHLDDSCSFQDLVAELEEKLLVNQRHEEDGPLLPVRLKVGNRYITNEQQEELRGLIRNKKHLVVDSIDSNVLTKEEALELKRETEIVSAAKVVRSGQILKVQGDLLLIGDVNPGGTVIAEGNIFILGALRGIAHAGCNGNGQAVIAASIMRPSQLRISDIMNRAPDYNQDDSNEMECAYIDENGLIVVDRLQLLSHIRPNLTRLEGGM; encoded by the coding sequence ATGAAAGGACAAAAACAACAATATGTGACAATAAAAGGCACAAAAGACGGTTTAACGTTACATCTCGATGATTCTTGTTCATTTCAGGATCTAGTAGCTGAGTTAGAAGAGAAGCTTTTAGTTAATCAGCGCCACGAAGAAGATGGACCCTTACTACCAGTTCGCTTAAAGGTAGGCAATAGGTATATTACGAATGAACAACAAGAAGAATTACGTGGTCTTATACGTAATAAAAAACACTTAGTTGTGGATTCGATAGACAGTAATGTACTGACAAAAGAGGAAGCACTTGAATTAAAAAGAGAGACCGAAATTGTCTCTGCTGCTAAGGTTGTGCGTTCTGGACAAATTCTAAAGGTTCAAGGGGATTTACTGTTAATAGGTGATGTTAATCCCGGAGGAACCGTCATTGCAGAAGGCAATATCTTTATTTTGGGTGCATTACGAGGTATCGCTCATGCGGGATGTAATGGGAATGGACAAGCTGTTATTGCTGCATCGATTATGCGTCCTTCACAACTTCGTATTAGCGATATTATGAACAGGGCACCTGATTACAATCAAGATGATTCAAATGAGATGGAATGTGCGTATATTGATGAAAATGGATTAATTGTCGTAGATCGTCTTCAATTATTATCACATATAAGACCCAATTTGACTCGGTTAGAAGGAGGTATGTAA
- the mreD gene encoding rod shape-determining protein MreD produces the protein MKKLILPLLLTILFVLESVFVDLLPSTLFNVDRLFIPHFVMITLVFIVVYYNHLLGLVYAIIFGLLFDIVYTEIIGVYMFAYPIISYVLTKAVKVLQTNIFIISFISIVGVALLEFYVYAVNLIIGFTNMNISVFISDRLFSTLVLNSVFVILVCYPFKRLLQRLSVTE, from the coding sequence GTGAAAAAACTAATTCTTCCACTTCTTTTAACTATATTATTTGTTCTTGAAAGTGTATTTGTCGATTTATTACCATCTACCCTTTTTAATGTGGACCGTTTATTTATTCCACACTTTGTTATGATTACACTTGTATTTATAGTAGTTTATTATAATCATTTGCTAGGTTTAGTATATGCTATTATTTTCGGACTATTATTTGATATCGTTTATACTGAAATTATTGGTGTTTATATGTTTGCTTATCCAATCATTTCCTATGTTTTAACAAAAGCGGTAAAAGTACTTCAGACTAATATTTTTATTATTTCATTTATAAGTATTGTTGGAGTCGCCTTGCTAGAATTTTATGTGTATGCCGTAAATCTAATTATTGGATTTACAAACATGAATATATCTGTTTTTATAAGTGATCGACTTTTTTCAACATTGGTTTTAAATAGTGTATTTGTAATATTAGTATGTTATCCATTTAAGAGGTTATTGCAAAGACTTTCTGTCACGGAATAG
- the mreC gene encoding rod shape-determining protein MreC: protein MPQFFLNKRLILLLVSIIVLVALIGFSLKEREGLSWPEQFVKDSMGWVQSIIHKPARSISQFFSNVSDLKNTYEENKILKSKLDEYVLLETELQDLKNEHKTLQEILDKTESLRGFNSIQAAVIGRNPDRWHEVVTINKGGQHGIKQDMAVITASGLIGKVKHASQFTSTIQLLSAPDRKNRISAYIQSGDTDTFGLIEGYDKEKEALLFKRIPFDAKIEVEQKVLTSGLGGVFPEGLLVGEVIEVVPEDHGLTKMAYVRPAANFYQIDHVIVVERTMIEPEDEEEEG from the coding sequence ATGCCACAATTTTTCCTTAATAAACGTCTAATATTATTGCTTGTAAGTATTATCGTGCTGGTGGCATTGATTGGTTTCTCACTTAAAGAACGTGAAGGTCTATCATGGCCCGAACAATTTGTAAAAGACTCTATGGGCTGGGTACAATCAATCATACACAAACCAGCCCGTTCTATCTCTCAATTTTTTAGTAATGTAAGTGATCTGAAAAATACATATGAAGAGAATAAAATATTGAAGTCCAAACTGGATGAATATGTATTGTTAGAAACCGAACTTCAAGACCTTAAAAACGAGCATAAAACTCTACAAGAGATATTAGATAAAACTGAAAGTTTACGTGGCTTTAATTCGATACAAGCAGCTGTAATAGGTAGGAACCCTGATCGATGGCATGAAGTTGTTACGATAAATAAGGGCGGACAACATGGAATTAAACAGGACATGGCTGTTATTACGGCAAGTGGTTTAATTGGTAAAGTAAAGCATGCTTCACAATTTACATCAACTATTCAATTATTAAGTGCACCTGACCGTAAGAATCGAATATCTGCCTATATACAAAGTGGAGATACAGATACATTTGGATTAATCGAAGGGTACGATAAAGAAAAAGAGGCACTATTATTTAAAAGAATTCCATTTGACGCAAAAATTGAGGTAGAGCAAAAAGTGCTCACATCAGGGTTAGGTGGAGTGTTTCCAGAAGGCCTTCTAGTTGGTGAAGTAATTGAGGTAGTGCCAGAGGACCATGGGCTAACTAAAATGGCATATGTGAGGCCGGCTGCAAACTTCTATCAGATCGACCATGTTATCGTAGTAGAACGCACGATGATTGAACCAGAAGATGAGGAGGAGGAAGGGTGA
- a CDS encoding rod shape-determining protein: protein MFGIGTRDLGIDLGTANTLVYVKGKGIVLREPSVVAMQTDSKQIVAVGNDAKNMIGRTPGNVVALRPMKDGVIADYDTTATMMKYYIRQAIKNQSFFSRKPYVMVCVPSGITAVEKRAVIDATRQAGARDAYTIEEPFAAAIGANLPVWEPTGSMVVDIGGGTTEVAIISLGGIVTSQSIRVAGDEMDDAMVQYIRKTYNLMIGDRTAEAIKMEIGSASSPEGVENMEIRGRDLLTGLPKTIEITAEEISKALHDTVYAIVDSVKNTLEKTPPELAADIMDRGIVLTGGGALLRNLDKVISEETSMPVLIAENPLDCVAIGTGKALDHIHLFKK from the coding sequence ATGTTTGGAATTGGTACACGTGACCTTGGAATAGATTTAGGAACAGCAAATACCCTTGTATACGTAAAAGGAAAAGGGATTGTTTTAAGAGAACCATCTGTAGTTGCAATGCAAACTGATTCAAAACAAATCGTAGCTGTTGGGAACGATGCAAAAAATATGATCGGTCGTACACCAGGGAATGTAGTAGCTCTGCGTCCAATGAAGGATGGAGTAATTGCTGATTATGATACCACTGCAACGATGATGAAATATTATATTAGGCAGGCAATTAAAAACCAAAGCTTTTTCTCGCGTAAACCATATGTGATGGTTTGTGTACCTTCTGGCATTACAGCCGTTGAGAAAAGGGCAGTTATCGATGCAACTAGACAAGCTGGTGCGCGTGATGCATATACAATTGAAGAACCATTTGCAGCAGCAATCGGAGCAAACCTACCTGTTTGGGAACCAACTGGAAGCATGGTTGTAGATATTGGTGGTGGGACGACTGAGGTTGCAATTATCTCTTTAGGTGGGATTGTGACAAGCCAGTCGATTCGTGTTGCTGGGGATGAAATGGATGATGCAATGGTTCAATACATCCGTAAAACATACAACCTTATGATTGGAGATCGTACAGCCGAAGCAATCAAAATGGAGATTGGTTCAGCAAGTTCTCCAGAGGGTGTTGAAAATATGGAGATTAGAGGTAGAGATTTATTAACAGGTCTACCTAAAACGATTGAAATTACAGCAGAGGAAATTTCCAAAGCGTTACATGATACAGTTTATGCAATTGTTGATTCTGTGAAAAATACATTAGAAAAAACGCCACCTGAGCTTGCTGCTGATATAATGGACCGAGGAATAGTCCTAACAGGTGGAGGAGCTTTACTTCGCAACCTGGACAAGGTAATTAGTGAAGAAACTAGTATGCCTGTACTGATTGCAGAAAACCCATTAGACTGTGTTGCAATCGGAACTGGTAAAGCATTAGACCATATCCATTTATTTAAAAAATAA
- the radC gene encoding DNA repair protein RadC: MQTESPLLIRDFPHDERPRERLLSEGSSNLSNQELLAILLRTGTKKESVLQLSNRLLNHFEGLRLLKDASVEEITAIKGIGQVKAVQIMASIELGRRIGRLQYEDRYVIRSPEDGAKYVMDDMRFLSQEHFVCLYLNTKNQVLHRQTIFIGSLNASIVHPREVYKEAFRRSAASIICIHNHPSGDPAPSREDIEVTKRLAECGKILGIELLDHLIIGEHKYVSLKEKGYV, from the coding sequence ATGCAAACTGAGTCTCCCTTATTAATTCGGGATTTTCCTCATGATGAAAGACCGAGAGAACGATTACTCTCTGAGGGCTCCTCAAATTTATCCAATCAAGAGCTATTGGCAATCTTATTAAGAACTGGGACAAAGAAAGAGTCGGTACTACAACTCTCCAACCGTCTATTAAACCACTTTGAAGGCTTACGTCTTCTCAAGGATGCAAGTGTTGAAGAAATTACAGCGATAAAGGGTATTGGTCAGGTTAAGGCTGTTCAGATTATGGCATCCATTGAGCTTGGAAGAAGAATTGGACGACTTCAATATGAAGACCGTTATGTGATTCGTTCACCAGAAGATGGAGCCAAATATGTAATGGATGACATGCGCTTTCTTTCACAGGAGCACTTTGTATGTCTTTATTTGAATACAAAAAACCAAGTACTTCATCGTCAAACCATTTTTATAGGTAGTCTTAACGCATCAATTGTTCATCCTCGAGAAGTATACAAAGAAGCCTTTAGAAGATCAGCTGCTTCAATCATTTGCATTCATAATCATCCCTCTGGTGACCCGGCACCAAGCAGAGAGGACATCGAGGTGACCAAACGATTAGCGGAATGTGGAAAAATTTTAGGAATAGAACTTTTGGACCATCTAATAATAGGTGAACATAAATATGTTAGTCTCAAGGAAAAAGGGTATGTATAA
- the maf gene encoding septum formation inhibitor Maf, giving the protein MKRLILASGSPRRKELLNNLHIPFEISVSDIEEVVDQQLVPEQVVMSLAEQKARDVAKNYPDDIVLGADTIVVFDDQILGKPKDKRESYTMLHMLSGQVHEVLTGVAIIVDGEPITFYERTEVEFWDLTDEEIWEYINSGEPADKAGSYGIQELGSVLVKRINGDYFSVVGLPISRTIRELQKKGFKGK; this is encoded by the coding sequence ATGAAACGCCTCATCTTAGCCTCAGGCTCTCCTCGAAGAAAAGAACTTCTAAATAATCTTCACATTCCTTTTGAGATATCAGTAAGTGATATTGAAGAAGTCGTTGATCAACAGTTAGTGCCTGAACAAGTCGTTATGTCACTAGCAGAGCAAAAAGCCAGAGATGTTGCGAAAAACTATCCAGATGACATTGTTCTAGGTGCTGATACAATTGTTGTATTTGATGATCAAATTTTAGGGAAACCAAAGGATAAACGGGAATCCTATACCATGCTCCACATGTTATCTGGCCAAGTTCATGAAGTATTAACAGGTGTTGCTATTATTGTTGATGGAGAACCGATTACTTTTTATGAACGGACAGAGGTTGAGTTTTGGGATTTAACAGATGAAGAAATTTGGGAGTATATTAACAGTGGTGAACCAGCAGATAAAGCTGGGTCATACGGTATACAAGAGCTCGGTTCAGTATTAGTCAAGAGAATTAACGGTGACTACTTTTCAGTGGTTGGATTGCCTATTTCCCGCACCATTCGTGAACTACAAAAAAAAGGGTTCAAGGGCAAATAA
- a CDS encoding prepilin-type N-terminal cleavage/methylation domain-containing protein, with the protein MLVVRNPKGITFIELLAVIVILGIISSIAIPTMTNLVQLSKDRAMVGNAFALKDAASLYIRDLHLQQQTPPSKITYKMLLDSQYIETIKDPDTGNRYNDENASFVEYKQNQLTGVCLLGFERSICNNGVAISVDTITAQSITKNN; encoded by the coding sequence ATGCTTGTTGTTAGAAATCCAAAAGGCATTACTTTCATCGAATTATTAGCAGTGATTGTAATATTGGGGATTATTTCTTCAATTGCGATTCCTACAATGACTAATCTAGTTCAACTTTCGAAGGATCGGGCGATGGTAGGTAATGCATTTGCGTTAAAAGATGCTGCAAGTCTATATATTCGTGATTTGCACCTTCAACAACAAACACCTCCATCAAAAATTACCTATAAAATGCTATTAGACAGTCAGTACATAGAAACTATTAAAGATCCAGACACGGGTAACCGCTATAATGATGAAAATGCATCCTTTGTAGAATATAAACAAAATCAGTTAACAGGGGTTTGCTTACTAGGGTTTGAACGAAGTATATGTAACAACGGAGTAGCAATTTCAGTAGATACAATTACAGCTCAATCGATTACAAAAAACAATTAA
- a CDS encoding pilus assembly protein PilO — MAKQFTKKQLLIITMSSLLILLLCVFLYYLLIKPLETERGQLENELKTEKLLLEVIQTRVNQMQNQTFESTIELQKRVPVKPVLDQFLLDLEKAEVVSNSFISNMSFGEVVVTPQNTLEEYSDMNDNEEETTDEKNEEAQKQENTQFPPGLEKITVNLSVVAPDYFALEEFITTLESQTRITQIENLVFAGTEEITSIEQEISPVPFTLTVSTFYLPSLTDLVDDLPIIETPLPSNKKNPFPTGIKDND; from the coding sequence ATGGCTAAACAATTTACCAAGAAACAACTACTTATCATTACAATGTCTAGTTTGTTGATTTTACTGCTCTGTGTTTTTCTCTACTATCTTTTAATCAAGCCGTTAGAAACCGAACGTGGCCAACTAGAAAATGAGTTGAAAACGGAGAAACTACTTTTAGAAGTTATCCAAACAAGAGTAAATCAAATGCAAAATCAAACATTTGAAAGTACGATAGAATTACAAAAGCGGGTTCCGGTTAAGCCCGTTTTAGACCAATTTTTACTGGATTTAGAAAAAGCAGAGGTTGTATCGAATAGTTTTATTTCAAATATGTCATTCGGTGAAGTAGTGGTTACTCCGCAAAACACATTAGAAGAGTACAGTGATATGAATGATAATGAAGAAGAAACAACTGATGAGAAAAATGAAGAAGCTCAGAAACAGGAAAATACTCAATTTCCTCCGGGTTTAGAAAAGATAACAGTCAATCTATCTGTTGTTGCACCTGATTATTTTGCTTTAGAAGAGTTTATCACAACCTTAGAGTCTCAAACGAGGATAACCCAAATAGAAAATTTAGTGTTTGCAGGAACAGAAGAGATTACTTCTATTGAACAAGAGATAAGTCCTGTACCTTTTACACTTACTGTTTCTACCTTTTACTTACCTAGTTTAACGGACTTAGTAGATGATCTTCCAATAATAGAAACACCACTTCCTAGTAATAAAAAGAACCCGTTTCCGACGGGAATAAAGGACAATGATTAA
- a CDS encoding fimbrial protein → MMLVDINLLPQRETKKTSKYIIPGIVLLVVLLITILFIVVLNHYQSKIEELNNELVLTKELTAIEQQKIADFESSSSVIELKNAVEWVKNYPTETVPLLERLIGLLPERGFLQALSYSGEGTVSISVQFDTNREVAYYLKSLSESEIIEVATLLDIQTQQLGTEEAEGYLPRYIAQFDLTIDKQAIKELQKEEE, encoded by the coding sequence ATGATGTTAGTAGATATTAATTTATTGCCGCAGAGGGAAACAAAGAAAACATCAAAGTATATAATCCCTGGAATTGTGCTATTGGTTGTTTTACTAATAACTATTTTATTTATCGTTGTTTTGAATCATTATCAGTCAAAAATTGAGGAGCTCAACAATGAACTAGTGTTAACTAAAGAATTAACAGCAATTGAGCAACAAAAAATTGCTGATTTTGAATCCTCTTCTTCTGTAATTGAACTGAAGAATGCTGTTGAATGGGTGAAAAACTACCCAACAGAAACGGTTCCTCTACTAGAGCGTTTAATAGGACTTTTACCTGAAAGAGGTTTTCTACAAGCATTATCCTACTCAGGAGAAGGAACAGTTTCAATCTCAGTTCAATTTGATACAAATCGAGAAGTAGCTTATTACCTAAAGTCTTTATCAGAATCTGAAATAATAGAAGTTGCAACACTGCTAGATATTCAAACACAGCAATTAGGCACTGAAGAAGCAGAAGGTTACTTACCTAGATATATTGCTCAATTTGATCTTACTATTGATAAACAAGCCATCAAAGAACTCCAAAAGGAGGAAGAATAA
- the pilM gene encoding pilus assembly protein PilM, with protein MVFNLFSGNHRTANIILKDHVIRYIDLKQNSPLVINQWAERYIPDGLIRDGRIIDRETLSTILEECIEDWGINKRNVRFTVPDAFVVIRTVKVPGDLEDDEVKGYLYLELGTTIHLPFEDPVFDAIVIKDSGEKKDVLLFAAPEELVNQYSELLSDLKLKPTAADISPLCLYRLYFEVENPRNDQHIMLVQFDINMVNISIFHNHKPIFMRHLPIEGAYENWDSQYTTSVEHQYSWIGDEQELSMQLLDVYKEIEQVMNFYRFSLKQGKEGIERIYLCGDYPLFRKVSKDIKDRFDLPVDTIDPEKVATINSEPIRQSFHLALGLALKEVR; from the coding sequence ATGGTCTTCAACTTGTTTTCAGGTAACCACAGAACAGCCAACATAATATTAAAAGACCATGTTATTCGTTACATAGATTTGAAACAAAATTCACCGCTTGTTATTAACCAATGGGCTGAACGGTATATTCCTGACGGATTAATACGAGACGGAAGAATTATTGATCGAGAAACACTTTCTACTATACTAGAGGAATGTATTGAGGATTGGGGAATCAACAAAAGGAATGTTCGCTTTACTGTACCGGATGCGTTTGTTGTTATCCGTACTGTAAAGGTTCCAGGTGACCTTGAGGATGATGAAGTAAAAGGCTACTTGTATTTAGAATTGGGTACTACTATCCATCTTCCATTTGAAGATCCTGTCTTTGATGCGATTGTTATAAAGGATTCAGGGGAGAAAAAAGATGTACTTTTATTTGCTGCACCTGAAGAATTAGTCAATCAATACTCAGAGCTTTTATCGGATCTAAAACTAAAGCCAACTGCAGCTGATATTTCACCGTTATGTTTGTATCGCTTATATTTTGAGGTTGAAAATCCTCGAAATGATCAACATATTATGTTGGTGCAATTTGATATTAACATGGTTAATATTAGTATATTTCATAATCATAAACCTATTTTTATGCGACATCTTCCAATTGAAGGGGCGTATGAGAATTGGGATAGTCAATACACTACCTCTGTAGAACACCAGTATAGTTGGATAGGTGATGAGCAAGAGCTATCTATGCAACTTCTTGATGTTTATAAAGAAATAGAGCAAGTGATGAATTTCTATCGTTTTTCTTTGAAACAAGGAAAAGAGGGAATTGAAAGAATCTATCTGTGCGGTGATTATCCTTTATTTAGAAAAGTTTCAAAAGATATTAAGGATCGTTTTGACCTTCCAGTAGATACGATTGATCCTGAAAAAGTCGCAACAATTAATAGTGAGCCAATCCGACAATCATTCCATTTAGCACTAGGGTTAGCTCTAAAAGAGGTGCGATGA
- a CDS encoding prepilin peptidase — translation MNVYIFTVGLIFGSFFNVVGLRVSNKQSIIAPRSACPNCKHQLTAVELIPVFSYLCQKGKCKSCKTPISPIYPFVEVMTAILFTISPFLVGWSKELIISWTLISLFMIIFVSDVHYMIIPDKVLIFFFFVFLVERIFIPLTPWWDSIVGASVGFSLLLLIAFLSKGGMGGGDIKLFALLGFVLGWKLVLLSFFLSTLTGTLLGGIGMLTGKVKRGKPFPFGPSIIIGTLIAYFFGDKLINWYLYFFIY, via the coding sequence ATGAATGTCTATATATTTACAGTTGGTCTTATCTTTGGCTCCTTCTTCAACGTAGTCGGCCTTCGAGTATCAAACAAACAATCAATCATAGCGCCAAGATCGGCGTGCCCAAATTGCAAGCACCAATTAACAGCAGTGGAGTTAATCCCTGTTTTTTCGTATTTGTGTCAAAAAGGAAAGTGCAAATCTTGTAAAACACCCATTTCACCCATTTATCCATTTGTAGAAGTAATGACTGCGATTCTTTTTACGATTTCACCTTTTCTGGTGGGCTGGTCAAAGGAATTGATTATCAGTTGGACTTTGATTTCACTATTTATGATAATCTTTGTGTCAGATGTACATTATATGATTATTCCAGATAAAGTCTTAATTTTTTTCTTTTTCGTTTTTCTTGTCGAAAGAATTTTCATACCACTAACACCTTGGTGGGATTCAATAGTAGGAGCAAGTGTTGGTTTTTCATTACTACTACTCATTGCGTTCCTTAGTAAAGGTGGTATGGGTGGCGGGGATATAAAATTATTCGCCTTACTAGGATTTGTCTTAGGGTGGAAGCTTGTCTTACTCTCTTTTTTCCTTTCAACCCTTACAGGTACACTTCTCGGTGGGATTGGCATGTTAACCGGAAAAGTAAAGAGAGGGAAGCCTTTCCCTTTTGGTCCTTCTATAATTATTGGAACGCTAATTGCTTATTTCTTCGGCGACAAGCTAATAAACTGGTATCTTTACTTTTTTATTTACTAA
- a CDS encoding type II secretion system protein — translation MFKKMRTHLKNQRGLTLIELLAVVVILGIISAIAVPSIGGLIDNTKKDAHVANAQQMINAAKIHVTSKPPTSETTLTLKQMIDGGLVDKFKDPDGGEYGPTASFVKISMNTNTYTYSVYLDGSKRDIGATNSPIAEENLNRDVFNPVTTPADPDANAGTD, via the coding sequence ATGTTTAAGAAAATGAGAACACACCTAAAAAATCAACGTGGATTGACATTAATAGAATTACTAGCTGTAGTTGTTATCTTGGGAATTATTTCGGCGATTGCTGTTCCGAGTATAGGTGGGTTGATCGATAACACTAAGAAGGACGCTCATGTTGCGAATGCGCAGCAAATGATAAATGCTGCTAAAATTCATGTTACTAGCAAACCACCAACAAGTGAAACTACACTTACCTTGAAGCAAATGATAGATGGTGGTTTAGTTGATAAGTTTAAAGACCCTGATGGTGGAGAATATGGACCAACAGCTAGTTTTGTTAAAATCTCTATGAATACAAACACTTACACTTATTCTGTATATTTAGATGGAAGTAAAAGAGATATTGGAGCAACAAATTCACCAATAGCAGAAGAAAATTTAAATAGAGATGTCTTCAATCCAGTTACAACACCTGCAGACCCAGACGCAAACGCAGGAACAGACTAA
- a CDS encoding type II secretion system F family protein, translating into MPKFRFQGRGKTGKKSGTITGPSKRDVIGKLRESGIRVIEIEEVPETLLTKEITIGNPVKLQDFVIFMRQFSTLLKAGVPVVDSTRILSGQTESKTLRRVLGDIEADLREGNPLSTAAAKHKRIFPTMFISMVRAGEASGSLDETFERLAVHYEKQHRTRQKIVSALAYPITVGVIAVLVVMFLLVAVVPTFVDMFAGFGAELPAITQFVLNASAFMQKMWWLIILMAFALYGGFLVLKTEKKSKYYLDYISLRMPIFGKMLQKAALARMTRTLSSLFSSAVPILQALTIVEDVVGNEVIRKVIRESRDSLERGQSLTEPMKRHWAFPPLVTQMISIGEETGSLDEMLEKVADFYEAEVESSTDRLKALIEPLMIVLLAGIVGTIVTSILVPMFDIFNQIQM; encoded by the coding sequence ATGCCAAAATTCCGTTTTCAAGGCAGAGGTAAAACAGGTAAAAAGTCAGGAACTATAACGGGCCCATCTAAACGTGATGTGATAGGAAAGTTGAGAGAGTCTGGAATAAGAGTCATTGAGATAGAAGAAGTACCAGAAACCTTGCTTACAAAAGAAATTACGATTGGTAATCCAGTAAAATTACAGGACTTTGTTATTTTTATGCGCCAATTCTCTACCCTTTTAAAGGCAGGTGTCCCCGTAGTTGATTCAACAAGGATACTTTCAGGCCAAACAGAAAGTAAAACCTTGAGAAGAGTATTGGGCGATATCGAAGCTGATTTGCGTGAAGGAAATCCCTTGTCTACAGCTGCTGCAAAACACAAAAGAATTTTCCCAACAATGTTTATCAGCATGGTTAGGGCAGGTGAAGCTAGCGGGAGCTTAGATGAGACCTTTGAACGGCTAGCAGTACATTATGAAAAACAGCATAGAACTAGACAAAAAATTGTTTCAGCACTTGCTTATCCGATAACAGTAGGCGTCATTGCAGTGCTAGTAGTAATGTTTCTATTGGTTGCAGTTGTTCCTACTTTTGTGGATATGTTTGCTGGGTTTGGAGCTGAGCTTCCTGCAATAACACAATTTGTGCTAAACGCAAGTGCATTTATGCAGAAAATGTGGTGGCTAATCATTTTAATGGCTTTTGCGCTATATGGAGGTTTTCTAGTACTAAAAACCGAGAAAAAGAGTAAGTACTATTTAGACTATATATCGTTAAGGATGCCAATCTTCGGTAAAATGCTGCAGAAAGCTGCCCTAGCAAGAATGACTAGAACGCTAAGTTCATTATTTTCTAGTGCTGTACCCATATTACAGGCTTTAACAATTGTTGAGGATGTTGTAGGTAATGAAGTAATTAGAAAAGTCATCCGTGAGTCAAGAGATTCACTTGAACGGGGACAATCCTTAACGGAACCGATGAAACGTCATTGGGCATTTCCACCTCTTGTTACACAAATGATATCAATTGGAGAAGAAACTGGTTCTTTAGATGAGATGCTAGAGAAAGTAGCAGATTTTTATGAGGCAGAAGTAGAAAGCAGTACAGATCGATTAAAAGCTCTCATTGAGCCACTCATGATCGTACTTTTAGCAGGGATCGTCGGAACAATTGTAACCTCAATACTAGTTCCGATGTTCGACATCTTTAACCAAATTCAGATGTAA